The proteins below are encoded in one region of Aequorivita iocasae:
- a CDS encoding FG-GAP-like repeat-containing protein has protein sequence MKGVLYSLLILTLANAAQSQILQEGFHVPGTFPTAAAFGDVNGDGQIDFLQTYNAFTGQSPLNATKVWTNNGDSTFTLFGEFGTAVNEDIKLADMDNDGDLDAVTSSRIFLNDGTGTFTIGQYLGNDVWAVEVADFNEDGFMDVFCAVYNLQAEDKLYLSQGSAQSLILTQMPWTTGSYSSEATVVDINQDNHMDIIILKGNSPLQARRENEIWTGNGDGTFFKSPQMLPQVATWKVDSGDYNGDGTIDLVVVEADNLVRGYLNNGTSLFQNFTTLYSAEPASDVDLVDIDVDGDLDLVIAKFAFGTETYSSVVLFNDGNGNFTEGSEEFSISDTFDIEAFDIDNDNDKDLFTINVNDADSVFWINQTDPVLAINENEISNIALFPNPAKNFINLKFHNTAVSSVTLLSTLGNVQQHYSIDSDNFHLNIENLTPGVYYLKIALEDGKFQMNSFIKK, from the coding sequence ATGAAGGGAGTATTATATTCACTGCTTATTCTAACTTTAGCAAATGCCGCTCAATCACAGATTTTGCAGGAGGGCTTTCATGTACCGGGCACATTTCCTACCGCTGCCGCTTTTGGTGATGTGAACGGCGATGGACAAATAGATTTTTTGCAAACATATAACGCCTTTACGGGCCAAAGTCCCTTAAATGCAACGAAGGTATGGACCAATAATGGAGACTCTACCTTTACATTATTCGGTGAATTCGGTACTGCCGTCAATGAAGACATCAAACTTGCCGATATGGATAATGACGGAGATTTAGATGCAGTTACATCAAGCAGGATATTTCTTAATGACGGAACTGGGACTTTTACAATAGGGCAATATTTAGGCAATGACGTGTGGGCCGTAGAAGTTGCAGATTTTAATGAGGATGGGTTTATGGATGTGTTTTGTGCTGTTTACAACTTACAAGCTGAAGACAAATTATATTTAAGCCAGGGCAGCGCACAATCGTTAATATTAACCCAAATGCCATGGACTACTGGCAGTTATTCCAGCGAAGCTACCGTGGTTGACATTAACCAAGACAACCATATGGACATTATAATCTTAAAGGGCAATTCGCCGCTTCAGGCAAGACGTGAAAATGAAATATGGACGGGAAATGGCGATGGCACTTTTTTTAAAAGTCCCCAAATGTTACCCCAAGTAGCAACGTGGAAAGTAGATAGTGGAGATTATAATGGCGATGGCACTATAGATCTTGTAGTTGTGGAAGCCGATAATCTGGTTAGGGGCTATTTAAACAATGGCACTTCCCTTTTCCAAAACTTTACCACCCTATACTCGGCAGAACCAGCCTCAGATGTTGATTTGGTTGATATAGATGTTGATGGCGACCTAGACTTAGTAATAGCCAAATTTGCCTTTGGCACAGAAACCTATAGCAGTGTTGTGCTATTTAATGATGGCAATGGAAATTTTACGGAAGGGTCTGAAGAATTTTCAATTAGCGATACCTTTGATATTGAAGCTTTTGATATTGATAACGATAATGACAAAGATTTATTTACCATCAATGTAAATGATGCAGACAGTGTTTTTTGGATCAATCAAACTGACCCTGTCCTAGCTATAAACGAAAACGAAATTTCCAATATCGCCTTATTTCCAAATCCTGCAAAAAACTTTATCAATTTAAAGTTCCATAACACTGCTGTTTCAAGCGTTACGCTTCTTAGCACTCTGGGCAACGTCCAGCAGCACTACAGTATAGATTCTGATAACTTTCATCTCAATATTGAAAACCTTACTCCTGGAGTGTATTATTTAAAAATAGCGCTGGAGGATGGAAAATTCCAAATGAACAGCTTTATCAAAAAATAA
- a CDS encoding NAD(P)-dependent oxidoreductase — protein MTFAIIKERKTPPDRRVVFSPEKCQEVIQKFPDARIIVEASDVRIFPDDAYRDAGFKVLEDVSSADVMLGVKEVPVDALIPNKKYFYFSHTIKKQPYNRKLLKAMLAKNIEMFDHETIVNADKHRLIGFGYYAGLVGAYNGFRGLGLRDRLFALPKVETLPDLEAVKAELDKITLPNIKIILSGTGKVTRGAKEILDHLKIREVTDTDYLFKDFEEPVYCLIDVTEYNKRKDGGAFDKEEFYNDPSDYESDFMKYAKVSDMFISGHFYGNGAPYLFTREDAKHPDFKINIVADISCDVDGPIASTLRASTIADPFYGYNPQTEAETAFDAPGAITVMAVDNLPCELPKDASEGFGDMFMEHVIPAFFNGDRNGILERAKITTADGKLTSRFAYLKDYVEIAD, from the coding sequence ATAACCTTTGCCATCATCAAAGAACGCAAAACTCCGCCAGATCGTCGGGTGGTTTTTTCACCGGAAAAGTGCCAAGAAGTCATACAGAAGTTTCCCGATGCACGGATCATCGTGGAAGCCTCAGATGTTCGTATCTTTCCAGATGATGCGTACCGCGATGCTGGTTTTAAAGTGTTGGAAGATGTGTCATCAGCAGATGTGATGCTGGGCGTAAAGGAAGTGCCCGTAGATGCTTTAATTCCGAATAAAAAGTATTTCTACTTCAGCCACACCATCAAAAAACAACCTTACAATCGCAAATTGCTAAAGGCGATGCTCGCTAAAAATATTGAAATGTTTGATCACGAAACCATCGTAAATGCAGACAAACATAGATTGATCGGGTTTGGGTATTATGCTGGATTGGTGGGCGCCTATAATGGGTTTAGAGGTTTAGGTTTGCGTGATAGGCTGTTTGCACTCCCAAAAGTTGAAACCCTTCCAGACCTTGAAGCCGTAAAAGCGGAACTGGATAAAATTACACTTCCAAATATAAAAATTATCCTTTCTGGAACAGGAAAAGTTACAAGAGGTGCAAAGGAGATTCTCGATCACCTTAAAATTCGCGAGGTTACTGATACCGACTACCTTTTCAAAGATTTTGAAGAACCGGTTTATTGTTTAATTGACGTTACTGAATACAACAAGCGCAAAGACGGCGGAGCATTTGATAAGGAAGAGTTTTATAACGACCCTTCTGATTATGAAAGTGATTTTATGAAGTATGCCAAAGTGAGCGATATGTTTATCTCGGGACATTTTTATGGCAATGGCGCCCCGTATCTGTTCACTCGCGAAGATGCCAAACATCCTGACTTTAAAATAAACATCGTAGCGGATATTTCTTGTGATGTGGATGGGCCTATAGCAAGCACCTTGCGCGCATCTACCATTGCCGATCCATTTTACGGATATAACCCCCAAACCGAAGCGGAAACGGCTTTTGATGCTCCCGGCGCAATAACCGTTATGGCGGTAGATAATTTGCCTTGCGAGCTGCCCAAGGATGCAAGTGAAGGATTTGGCGATATGTTTATGGAACATGTTATCCCTGCATTTTTTAATGGCGATAGGAATGGCATCTTGGAACGTGCAAAAATAACTACTGCAGACGGAAAACTCACTTCTAGATTTGCATATTTAAAGGATTATGTGGAAATTGCCGATTAA
- a CDS encoding T9SS type A sorting domain-containing protein: MKNPIFATAILNQYSRQKVMNLRVLLFFFLMSIAASAQIINIPDANFKNALVNTICADLDANGSLDGDVDTNNDGEIDVDEAENVFRLVVDDQNIDSMEGLQYFIHLFRLSCQDNNLTELDLSALQYLETIGCGRNQLTTLDFSGNWRLEHIVCEDNNLIEINITQCVNLERLYAYGNQLTSLDLSLFPQLRDLNLQINNFTHLDVSQNPLLDSFNCGDNQLSTLDITQNPLIDWLVCVRNDLEILDMRNGNNSILETLQAQGNPLLECILVDEENAPRPECDPPWNDGWCVDPGVRFSEDCLLSTAEFTKSAFTIFPNPAGNVLNIKSSKKIDQVKIYSLQGRLISEGSEPNLDLSKFAAGTYIVKVLIDGTLNTKMLVKK; the protein is encoded by the coding sequence ATGAAAAACCCTATCTTTGCCACCGCAATATTAAATCAATATTCACGCCAAAAAGTTATGAATCTACGTGTTTTACTCTTTTTTTTTCTTATGAGTATTGCTGCAAGTGCTCAAATTATTAATATTCCAGACGCCAATTTTAAAAATGCTTTGGTAAATACCATATGTGCAGATCTCGATGCCAATGGTTCTCTTGATGGTGATGTGGATACAAATAACGATGGGGAAATAGATGTAGATGAAGCTGAAAATGTTTTTCGATTGGTGGTAGATGATCAAAATATTGATTCCATGGAAGGATTACAATACTTCATTCATCTTTTTCGATTAAGTTGCCAAGATAATAACTTAACAGAATTGGATTTGTCTGCTTTACAATATCTGGAAACAATAGGTTGTGGGAGAAATCAACTTACTACGCTTGACTTTTCAGGTAATTGGCGATTGGAACATATAGTGTGTGAGGATAATAATTTAATTGAAATAAATATCACTCAATGTGTCAATCTTGAAAGATTATACGCTTACGGAAATCAACTAACTAGTTTGGATCTTTCCCTGTTTCCTCAATTAAGGGATTTGAACTTACAAATTAATAATTTTACCCACTTGGATGTAAGCCAAAATCCTTTACTAGACTCCTTTAATTGTGGCGATAATCAATTGTCCACTTTAGATATTACACAAAATCCATTAATAGATTGGTTGGTTTGTGTGCGCAATGATCTGGAAATTTTGGATATGAGAAATGGCAATAATTCCATATTGGAAACCTTGCAAGCACAAGGAAATCCATTACTTGAGTGTATTCTCGTAGATGAAGAAAATGCTCCTCGCCCAGAATGTGACCCTCCATGGAATGACGGTTGGTGTGTGGATCCCGGTGTTCGCTTCAGCGAAGATTGCCTGTTAAGCACCGCTGAGTTTACAAAGTCTGCTTTTACAATATTTCCCAATCCGGCAGGCAACGTTTTGAATATTAAAAGTTCTAAGAAAATTGATCAGGTGAAAATTTATAGCCTACAGGGAAGATTGATTTCTGAAGGCTCTGAACCGAATTTAGACCTTTCAAAATTTGCAGCTGGAACATATATTGTCAAAGTATTAATAGATGGAACTTTAAATACTAAAATGCTTGTAAAAAAATAA
- a CDS encoding DUF3857 domain-containing protein codes for MTIKQLNLICLLFLVSLCYSQQQPPHTFGEPLPEEFAMTSYSLDPEANGVVLYERGNYTVDAADGYIRLIKEVHRKIKVLHAKNFEFDHVEIPYYRENNVQENIKNLKAVTHNGQSQVYVSDKAIFDTDENQYWSLKKFAFPNVQDGSILEYTYRIETPYMQHMGVWEFMNSLPTLYSELHTEIPGNYTYNRTLYGDRKLDVNHAEIKRDCFHLPGFKVPGDCESATYIMKAIPAFKEEKHMLSESNYIPAMKFELRDIVRLDESKTAFSKSWEDVDRQFRYDKDLGRQLKYTSFFSEQLPTSISSISDELERAKAVYYFVQKKMTWNKQYRILSDIRVKEAFEKGVGNSSEINLTLINALEAVGLDAKIMLLATRDKAKPTKQYPVLTDFNYAVAFLNINNTKYILDATDKYTSFGVLPFRDLNGEGRVLDFKKGSYWEPIVPIAKNMHYINMQLTANNSGLFSGKVSEISTGYVAVSKRRDNADFSKEEIIKRKQNSNELLDISNLQVENEQDLEQPYKETFDITIHQQPVGDILFVYPFLAKPYFSENPFSKETRIYPIDFGFPVINNYLVSIDVRDAYEIVKVPENKILKLPNNDGELSVVYDVAGSKVNIRLSAKLNNTSFSKEAYPALRQFFETLIKVQAEEPIQLKRI; via the coding sequence ATGACAATAAAACAGTTAAATTTAATTTGCCTTTTATTTCTTGTATCGCTTTGCTATTCGCAACAACAACCCCCACACACCTTTGGGGAACCCCTACCGGAAGAATTCGCCATGACCAGCTATTCCTTAGACCCAGAAGCAAATGGCGTAGTGCTTTATGAAAGGGGAAACTACACAGTAGATGCTGCCGATGGTTACATCAGGCTAATCAAGGAAGTTCATAGGAAAATCAAGGTATTGCATGCCAAAAATTTTGAATTTGATCATGTGGAAATTCCCTACTATCGTGAAAACAACGTACAGGAAAATATTAAAAATCTTAAAGCCGTGACCCATAACGGTCAATCACAAGTTTACGTGAGTGATAAAGCAATCTTTGATACCGATGAAAATCAATACTGGTCGCTCAAAAAATTTGCCTTTCCCAACGTCCAGGACGGTAGTATTTTGGAATATACCTATCGCATAGAAACTCCATATATGCAACATATGGGTGTATGGGAATTTATGAATAGCTTACCGACCCTTTATTCAGAGCTGCACACAGAAATACCAGGAAATTATACCTACAACCGAACACTTTATGGAGACAGAAAACTGGATGTGAACCATGCCGAAATAAAACGGGATTGTTTTCACTTGCCCGGCTTCAAGGTCCCCGGAGATTGCGAATCGGCTACCTATATTATGAAAGCCATTCCCGCCTTTAAGGAAGAGAAGCACATGCTTTCTGAAAGCAATTATATTCCCGCAATGAAATTTGAACTTCGGGACATAGTTCGTTTGGATGAAAGTAAAACCGCATTCTCAAAAAGCTGGGAAGATGTGGACCGCCAATTTAGATACGATAAGGATTTGGGGCGCCAATTAAAATACACAAGTTTTTTTTCGGAACAACTTCCTACCTCAATAAGCTCGATTTCAGATGAATTGGAACGTGCAAAAGCAGTCTATTATTTTGTCCAGAAAAAAATGACTTGGAACAAACAATACAGAATACTCAGCGACATTCGTGTAAAAGAAGCTTTTGAAAAAGGAGTTGGCAACAGTTCCGAAATTAATTTAACTCTTATAAACGCCCTGGAAGCTGTAGGTCTAGACGCAAAAATAATGCTGTTGGCAACACGCGACAAAGCTAAACCAACCAAACAGTACCCAGTTCTTACAGATTTTAACTATGCCGTGGCATTTCTTAATATCAACAACACTAAATACATATTGGATGCTACAGATAAATATACTTCGTTTGGGGTACTTCCCTTTCGCGATTTAAATGGAGAAGGTCGTGTACTTGATTTTAAAAAAGGTAGTTATTGGGAACCTATAGTTCCTATCGCCAAAAACATGCATTATATAAATATGCAACTTACTGCTAATAATAGTGGGTTATTTTCCGGCAAGGTAAGTGAAATTTCCACGGGCTACGTGGCAGTATCCAAAAGAAGGGACAACGCCGATTTTTCCAAAGAGGAAATAATAAAAAGAAAACAGAATAGCAATGAATTATTGGACATTTCAAATCTTCAAGTAGAAAACGAACAAGACTTGGAACAACCCTATAAAGAAACCTTTGACATCACCATACACCAGCAACCGGTAGGCGATATATTGTTTGTGTATCCATTCTTGGCAAAACCCTATTTTTCCGAAAACCCTTTTTCAAAAGAAACCCGCATCTATCCTATTGATTTTGGTTTCCCTGTAATAAATAATTATTTGGTCTCTATAGATGTCCGGGACGCCTACGAAATTGTTAAGGTCCCAGAGAACAAAATCCTGAAACTTCCCAATAATGATGGAGAGCTTTCGGTAGTTTATGACGTTGCGGGGAGTAAAGTTAACATACGACTGAGCGCCAAATTGAATAATACTAGTTTTTCAAAAGAAGCATATCCAGCTTTGCGACAATTTTTTGAAACCCTTATAAAAGTTCAAGCAGAGGAACCAATCCAATTAAAACGAATTTAA
- a CDS encoding DUF1361 domain-containing protein: MKTLKTFLFDRFNIWFPLFLLTVFSIFLLSVRLKITHSFFYLFLVWNLFLAMIPFFISTYMKSQKQIKKLKLSFLLIVWLLFLPNAPYLLTDFIHLRLSPMEWLGFDSLMIAVFAVTGLAFYVVSVKEMKQLCFKHFNQKLILKSLIILPFAVSFGMYLGRVLRWNSWDVLHNPFILFTDVFEIITVPIDNLEAWAFTILFGLFLKLVYWVFEKYLFDFMED; the protein is encoded by the coding sequence ATGAAGACCCTAAAAACATTTCTCTTTGATCGTTTCAACATTTGGTTTCCTCTTTTTTTACTGACGGTTTTTAGCATTTTTCTGCTTTCTGTTCGTTTAAAAATAACCCATTCCTTTTTCTATCTTTTTTTGGTATGGAACCTATTCTTGGCTATGATCCCATTTTTCATTTCCACTTATATGAAAAGCCAAAAACAGATCAAAAAGCTGAAACTGTCCTTTTTATTAATAGTTTGGTTGTTGTTTCTCCCCAATGCGCCGTATTTATTGACGGATTTTATCCACCTGCGCTTAAGCCCAATGGAATGGCTTGGTTTTGACAGTTTGATGATTGCGGTTTTTGCAGTTACGGGACTCGCTTTTTATGTAGTTTCCGTTAAGGAAATGAAACAATTGTGCTTTAAGCATTTCAACCAAAAACTGATTTTAAAATCCCTGATTATCCTTCCTTTTGCGGTAAGTTTTGGAATGTATCTCGGGCGCGTATTACGGTGGAATTCCTGGGATGTTCTTCACAATCCCTTTATCCTTTTTACAGATGTTTTCGAAATAATCACAGTCCCAATTGACAATTTGGAAGCTTGGGCATTTACAATACTTTTTGGTCTATTTTTAAAATTAGTTTATTGGGTTTTCGAGAAATATCTTTTTGATTTTATGGAAGATTAA
- a CDS encoding SanA/YdcF family protein: MKTLFNKIAKLYKWALLLSPFVLFAIICLDTYVLLETENQTFQSTEEIPHNRVGLLLGTSKFIANGDINLYCLFRIRAAVELFKAGKIDFILVSGDNGRIGYNEPLLFKKDLIQLGIPEEKIVLDYAGFSTLDSVLRAQKIFGLNRFTVISQSFHNERAIFLAKQKGIAAIGFNAETVAGKYSAKTELREYLARIKACLDIVFDSRPKYLGEKIAIQ; the protein is encoded by the coding sequence ATGAAGACACTTTTCAATAAAATTGCAAAACTTTATAAATGGGCTTTATTGCTAAGCCCATTTGTATTGTTTGCCATTATTTGTTTGGACACTTACGTGCTTTTGGAAACGGAAAACCAAACCTTTCAAAGTACCGAAGAAATTCCGCATAATAGGGTAGGCTTGCTTTTGGGCACTTCAAAATTTATAGCCAATGGCGATATAAACCTGTATTGTCTATTCAGAATAAGAGCGGCCGTGGAACTTTTTAAAGCTGGAAAGATTGATTTTATTTTAGTGAGCGGCGACAATGGCAGAATAGGTTACAACGAACCTTTGCTTTTTAAAAAAGACCTAATTCAATTAGGAATACCCGAAGAAAAAATAGTCTTGGATTATGCCGGATTCAGCACTTTGGATTCTGTTTTAAGAGCCCAAAAGATATTTGGATTGAATAGGTTTACGGTAATTTCACAAAGTTTCCATAACGAACGTGCAATTTTCCTGGCAAAACAAAAAGGCATTGCAGCAATAGGTTTTAACGCCGAAACGGTCGCGGGGAAATATTCCGCAAAAACAGAACTTCGGGAATACTTGGCGCGAATAAAAGCCTGTCTCGACATTGTTTTTGATTCGCGACCAAAATACTTGGGGGAAAAAATAGCAATACAATGA
- the creD gene encoding cell envelope integrity protein CreD — protein MEQKKSRFSNWMRNSITARMLVVGFLLLVLLIPLEFVKSLINERAYRQEEVVREINQKWGNEVLLSGPIVKIPYKMISEEKIFNEKSNAYYTKTKETIENAYFFPDELNITSNVNTKPLNRSIYESVVYSAAIGVKGNFPTIDFSDTDIPEENILWEKATVLLKTTNLKGIKTTPVVNLASEALSMTPQYSTEYLNTIQSKYIANAKEIFAAPLPFSFDLKINGSESLKFLPIGKETDATMKSNWHSPSFDGNFLPEDTNKEISQEGFTATWRILQINRQFEQSFFGHLPDLSAFAFGTKLIIPVDEYQKSERTAKYGILVIGLTLLVFLLIQLVSRIYIHPFQYMMIGLALVMFYTLLISISEHSNFFKAYAVAAFSVIVLITIYSRAILKGFKFPLLICGSLVSLYGFIYVIIQLENYALLVGSIGLFLILAIIMFTSRRIDWNND, from the coding sequence ATGGAACAGAAAAAAAGTAGATTCAGCAATTGGATGCGCAACTCCATCACCGCGCGCATGCTCGTAGTAGGATTTTTATTATTGGTTTTATTGATTCCTTTGGAATTCGTAAAATCATTAATTAACGAACGGGCGTATAGGCAGGAAGAAGTTGTGCGCGAGATAAATCAAAAATGGGGAAATGAGGTCTTGCTCTCCGGCCCCATCGTGAAAATTCCTTATAAAATGATTTCAGAGGAAAAGATTTTCAACGAAAAAAGTAACGCCTATTATACGAAAACGAAGGAAACAATAGAAAACGCTTACTTCTTTCCCGATGAATTGAACATTACATCAAATGTTAATACGAAACCGCTGAACCGAAGTATTTATGAATCGGTGGTCTATTCCGCGGCCATTGGCGTAAAGGGAAATTTCCCCACAATTGATTTTTCGGATACTGATATTCCAGAAGAAAACATTCTTTGGGAAAAGGCGACCGTTCTTCTAAAAACCACAAACTTAAAGGGAATAAAAACCACTCCGGTTGTAAACTTAGCTTCGGAAGCACTTTCAATGACGCCCCAATATTCCACGGAATATTTGAACACCATCCAAAGCAAATACATTGCAAACGCGAAGGAAATATTCGCTGCACCACTTCCCTTTTCATTCGACTTAAAAATAAACGGCAGCGAAAGTTTGAAGTTTTTACCAATAGGAAAAGAAACCGATGCCACCATGAAATCGAACTGGCACTCCCCCAGTTTTGACGGTAACTTTCTGCCCGAAGACACCAATAAGGAAATAAGCCAAGAGGGATTTACGGCTACTTGGCGCATCCTGCAAATAAACAGACAGTTTGAGCAATCTTTTTTTGGGCATCTGCCAGATCTTTCAGCTTTCGCTTTCGGCACCAAACTTATCATTCCCGTGGACGAATACCAAAAGAGCGAACGCACTGCCAAATACGGCATTTTGGTTATCGGCTTAACATTGTTGGTTTTTTTACTGATACAATTGGTTAGCAGAATTTACATCCACCCCTTTCAATATATGATGATCGGTTTGGCTTTGGTAATGTTCTATACGCTGCTCATCTCCATTTCAGAGCATAGTAATTTCTTTAAAGCGTATGCCGTTGCCGCATTTTCAGTAATTGTATTGATAACGATCTATTCGCGCGCCATTTTAAAAGGATTTAAATTTCCGTTGCTCATCTGCGGCTCGTTGGTTTCGCTATATGGTTTTATTTATGTGATAATCCAATTGGAAAACTATGCACTTTTGGTAGGCAGTATTGGTCTATTCTTAATCCTAGCAATCATAATGTTTACCTCACGGCGAATTGATTGGAATAACGATTGA
- a CDS encoding SDR family NAD(P)-dependent oxidoreductase, whose protein sequence is MKLTEKIKQTALVTGAASGLGFELAMLLAQDGYDLFLVDVDIQGLEKAKKEIETQFSSEVKLIAKDLSTCNVAPEIFEAIEDVPIDVLINNAGFGIFGSFQDTDWKREAEMLNLHVVTTTHLTKLVLKGMVARGKGKILNMSSLAAFQPGPLMSLYYASKAYILSFSEAIANELKDSGVTVTVLCPGQTKTCFQDVVSNGIGKSSSENKISFNIACPKAVAKYGYEAMQKGKIVAIPGNINKLLSKLPRFVSRRTATAVIRRIQEKNRAH, encoded by the coding sequence TTGAAACTTACTGAAAAAATAAAACAAACAGCCCTTGTAACTGGGGCCGCTTCAGGACTCGGTTTTGAACTTGCCATGCTACTAGCCCAAGATGGTTATGATCTTTTTTTAGTGGATGTTGATATCCAAGGGTTGGAAAAGGCAAAAAAAGAAATAGAAACACAATTTTCTTCTGAAGTAAAACTTATCGCAAAAGATTTGAGTACCTGTAATGTGGCACCTGAAATTTTTGAAGCGATTGAAGATGTACCTATTGACGTTCTCATTAACAATGCAGGATTTGGAATTTTCGGGAGCTTTCAAGATACAGATTGGAAGCGCGAGGCCGAAATGCTCAATCTGCACGTTGTTACAACAACACATTTGACCAAGCTTGTCTTAAAGGGAATGGTAGCTCGAGGCAAAGGGAAAATTCTTAATATGTCGTCACTTGCGGCTTTTCAGCCGGGACCCTTAATGTCTTTATATTATGCTTCCAAGGCTTATATACTCTCTTTTTCCGAAGCGATAGCAAATGAGCTTAAAGACTCTGGAGTTACTGTAACAGTACTTTGCCCGGGACAGACCAAAACTTGTTTTCAAGATGTAGTTTCAAATGGCATAGGCAAGTCTTCTTCCGAAAATAAAATCAGTTTTAACATAGCTTGCCCTAAAGCCGTTGCTAAATACGGATATGAGGCCATGCAAAAAGGTAAAATAGTTGCCATTCCAGGCAATATTAACAAACTGCTTTCCAAACTTCCGCGTTTTGTTTCACGGCGTACCGCTACTGCAGTTATAAGGCGCATTCAGGAAAAGAATCGTGCCCATTAA
- a CDS encoding ribosomal maturation YjgA family protein: MKFYISTRHILATSILFAAEIAIAYFHFNHFIRGFLGDVLVILLIYCFIKIFIKNHVLQTAVSVLAFAYFVEMLQLFKFAEKLNIHSEILMTIIGSVFDWRDLIVYTLGFLLILLIENIYIKNEDPKNISL, encoded by the coding sequence ATGAAGTTTTATATTTCGACAAGACATATTTTGGCAACAAGCATTCTTTTTGCAGCAGAGATTGCCATTGCCTATTTCCATTTCAATCACTTTATCAGAGGTTTTTTGGGCGATGTGCTTGTTATACTCCTAATCTATTGCTTTATAAAAATCTTTATAAAAAATCATGTTCTCCAAACTGCCGTTTCCGTATTGGCTTTTGCCTATTTCGTGGAAATGCTCCAATTATTCAAGTTTGCTGAAAAACTGAATATCCATTCAGAAATACTAATGACCATTATTGGCTCCGTGTTTGATTGGCGGGACTTGATTGTCTATACACTGGGCTTTTTACTTATTTTATTAATCGAAAATATATATATCAAAAATGAAGACCCTAAAAACATTTCTCTTTGA
- a CDS encoding T9SS type A sorting domain-containing protein yields the protein MKKIYLIVALITQVSFSQVITLKHNIGNNIVDQIQNYSCGIGGNDWARVFELADFGIAGDFEIDIANVGIQSTIAIPGPSIIVKIYTIDEDFPASFSESNILGSSDPIVVGTLANVILPLTFSTPVIVPAGQDRILVEVHQEFDGKVLFLGGTSDTYDYSWYKIDSPACSNTPYVYKSNYDLNRPDLNYYITVSGTQTLSVENFNEDSITLTPNPVINTISIEKSPNLDITQITIFNINGQAVMKTHFNDSVDISHLPAGFYILILETEQGNLTKKIIKT from the coding sequence ATGAAAAAAATTTACTTAATAGTGGCATTGATCACTCAAGTATCCTTTAGCCAAGTGATTACGCTAAAACATAACATTGGCAATAACATTGTAGATCAAATTCAAAATTATAGCTGCGGAATTGGTGGAAATGATTGGGCGAGAGTATTCGAATTGGCTGATTTTGGTATCGCTGGTGATTTCGAAATTGATATCGCAAACGTTGGTATTCAAAGTACCATTGCAATCCCGGGCCCCTCAATTATAGTTAAGATCTATACAATTGATGAGGATTTTCCCGCTTCATTTTCAGAAAGCAATATACTGGGTTCTAGTGATCCTATTGTTGTAGGAACTCTGGCGAATGTTATATTGCCATTAACGTTCAGCACTCCTGTTATCGTCCCTGCAGGGCAGGATAGAATTTTGGTAGAAGTTCATCAAGAATTTGACGGAAAGGTCCTTTTTTTGGGCGGCACCTCAGATACTTATGATTATTCTTGGTACAAAATAGATTCTCCCGCGTGTAGCAATACTCCCTATGTTTACAAAAGTAATTATGACCTAAACAGACCCGATCTTAATTACTATATAACTGTCTCGGGAACCCAAACCCTTTCAGTGGAAAATTTTAATGAAGACAGCATCACCCTTACGCCAAATCCGGTCATCAATACAATTTCTATTGAAAAATCACCCAATCTTGATATTACTCAAATAACCATTTTCAATATTAACGGGCAAGCAGTTATGAAAACCCATTTTAATGATTCAGTAGATATTTCACATCTTCCAGCCGGTTTTTACATACTTATACTGGAAACAGAGCAAGGAAATCTGACAAAAAAAATAATAAAGACATAA